The Streptomyces sp. NBC_01463 DNA window CGGAACCATGCCACCCAGGGCGATTCGCTTGTAGCCCATTTTCTGAAGTTGGACGACGCTGTCCGCATAACTGGCCGGGCTCCACCCCTGCGCCGCGCCAACCGGTTCCAGATGCTGCTTCCTGCCCGTGACCAGGCGATTGTGACTTTCGGTAGCTTTGATGAACTTTTCTGCCAAGTCGAGCGAAATCTCACGACGCTTTACCCACGCCGGGTCAACGTCCTTGTCAGGGGCATCGGGTCGATAACCGAAGATGACATGGTCGATACTGATTCCTGAGTTGAATCGGCACTCCGTGTAGTAATGGAGGACGTCCTCAATCCTGTACGGAGGGTACTCTTCGTTGATGTAGTTGAAGGCTCCGCAGTCGCCGAGACTTTGCATCGAGTCAGGTAGCCCGAAAAAGGTCTTCACGCCGTCGCGGTAGAGACGGTCCCGCTGAGGGGCGCTGTACTTCCCGGCTCCCTTGACCGATCCGTCTACGATGGCCTTGCTGACCAGTATCCCATCGTAGGGCGCGGGCTTTACTGCCTGATGGGCGTACAGGTCATCCCTCTGGCGGACTCGCTCGTCTGGGTACTCATCATTGATGAAGTCGTACCTGGGGTAGATCTGATCTTGGCTATCTGGGAAGTAGAACTTCACGAAGCACCCATCCTCGAATCGCGATAGACGCGAATCAGGTAGTTTGACAGGATACTGATATGCCGGGGAGTGTTCTGCAACTCGTTCCAAGGCGTGTTGATTTCCGGCCAGCGCCCCTTGGTCCAATGGCAGTGCGGCTTAATGAGCGCCAGTTCAGCCATGACTCTGTCGCTAATATCCGGCGAGTCGATATCGGCATCAAACAAGACTCGCTCCATTACCCGATCCATGAGGCGGCCCAGCGATCTGATTCCGACACCATGCATAAGGCGGCTCT harbors:
- the dpdA gene encoding tRNA-guanine transglycosylase DpdA, translated to MKFYFPDSQDQIYPRYDFINDEYPDERVRQRDDLYAHQAVKPAPYDGILVSKAIVDGSVKGAGKYSAPQRDRLYRDGVKTFFGLPDSMQSLGDCGAFNYINEEYPPYRIEDVLHYYTECRFNSGISIDHVIFGYRPDAPDKDVDPAWVKRREISLDLAEKFIKATESHNRLVTGRKQHLEPVGAAQGWSPASYADSVVQLQKMGYKRIALGGMVPLKTPEILACLEAISEVRESGVGFHLLGITRIASMERFAKYHVTSFDSTSAFRQAFMDERNNYHTADRSYLAIRVPQVDGNPTLKKLILAGMVSQSAAIKAERECLKLLRQYEADENFEVQEVIDALYAYQSLIGDAKKLKKVDDYRDTLVDRPWNHCRCELCKKHKIDMVIFRGTERNKRRGFHNMTVLEAKMRKLPLT